The Peribacillus sp. FSL P2-0133 genome has a segment encoding these proteins:
- a CDS encoding LysE family transporter has protein sequence MGPFFHGLLLALGLILPLGVQNVFIFNQGAIQPTIKRALPATITAAICDTVLILLAILGVSLVVMQYDWLRLTLIIIGVVFLLYMGFQIWFAKSNSQSGAQSMQMSTKKQIVFTLSVSLLNPHAILDTIGVIGSSSLVYSGKDKMIFAITCIFVSWCWFHGLCLAGRLLKKVDTSGKFLGILNKISAIIIWITALYMVKSLF, from the coding sequence ATGGGGCCATTTTTTCATGGATTATTATTGGCATTAGGGCTGATACTTCCGTTGGGAGTGCAAAATGTATTCATTTTTAATCAAGGAGCAATCCAACCTACAATAAAAAGAGCATTGCCAGCAACGATCACAGCTGCAATTTGTGATACAGTGCTCATTCTGTTAGCTATTTTAGGTGTTTCGTTGGTTGTCATGCAATATGATTGGTTGCGCCTTACATTAATCATAATCGGAGTTGTATTTTTATTGTATATGGGTTTTCAGATTTGGTTTGCCAAATCGAATTCACAGTCAGGTGCCCAATCCATGCAGATGTCGACCAAAAAGCAAATTGTGTTTACTCTATCAGTCTCATTACTGAATCCGCATGCAATCTTGGATACGATAGGTGTAATCGGTTCAAGCTCACTTGTTTATTCTGGGAAAGATAAAATGATATTCGCCATAACGTGCATCTTTGTGTCATGGTGCTGGTTCCATGGATTATGTCTTGCGGGGCGATTGCTGAAAAAGGTTGATACATCCGGGAAATTCCTTGGAATATTAAATAAAATTTCTGCAATCATCATTTGGATCACAGCTCTCTATATGGTGAAATCGCTTTTTTGA
- a CDS encoding PLP-dependent aminotransferase family protein: MFIEWRPTRTSDQSLHQQIVDWVKQQITRGEWPVGTKLPSQRSLADSFGVNRSTLITAIDELIADGLLETKIGSGTFVSNNTWNVLVSSKQPDWKNYVRNGLHEPNLKTIQDINQYETDTAIIRLGTGELSPALLPTKQIEKTLRSTSFDAHSLGYSEPKGDKRLRQCISVYLETKGINASPSSLMVVSGGLQALQLISVGLLQKGSLILHESPSYLNSVHPFQSAGMHLLGLSIQGRESIPTQIKRINGRKKASLFYTVPTFNNPTNTTWTKEERLNLLSLCKKEQIPIIEDDVYSDLWFEKEPPPPLKSLDADGLVLHIGSMSKTLSPGLRIGWIAGPITVIERLADIKMQMDYGSSALSQHLVAEWLANGQYSRHLEWLRHELIDRRDFTLTLLDQYFKELAEWQIPQGGFYIWLKLCKPIVNPNLFKQAIKENILLNPGYIYEPNNHTHIRLSYSYASKDQLAYGIQTLSKIIRRMV, from the coding sequence ATGTTTATCGAATGGAGGCCAACCCGGACTTCCGACCAATCACTTCACCAACAAATAGTAGATTGGGTCAAACAACAAATTACACGAGGGGAATGGCCGGTTGGTACTAAGCTTCCATCACAACGCTCATTGGCCGACTCATTTGGTGTAAACCGAAGTACCCTCATCACAGCCATAGATGAGCTGATTGCAGATGGATTATTGGAAACTAAGATTGGGTCCGGCACATTCGTTTCAAATAATACATGGAATGTGCTCGTCTCCAGCAAACAGCCCGACTGGAAAAACTATGTCCGGAATGGCCTTCATGAACCTAATTTAAAAACGATTCAGGACATTAATCAGTATGAAACGGACACCGCCATCATCAGATTGGGCACGGGCGAACTATCTCCAGCTCTATTGCCTACAAAACAAATCGAAAAGACGTTGCGATCCACTTCATTTGATGCCCACTCATTAGGTTATTCCGAGCCCAAGGGTGATAAGAGACTTCGCCAATGTATAAGTGTTTATTTAGAAACAAAAGGGATCAACGCAAGTCCCAGCTCCCTCATGGTCGTTTCTGGCGGGCTTCAGGCACTCCAGTTGATTTCAGTTGGTTTACTTCAGAAGGGATCGTTGATTTTACATGAATCCCCTTCCTATTTAAATTCCGTTCACCCTTTTCAATCTGCGGGCATGCACTTATTAGGTTTATCAATACAAGGCCGGGAAAGTATTCCGACACAAATAAAGCGCATCAATGGAAGGAAAAAAGCGTCACTGTTTTATACTGTTCCAACGTTTAACAATCCAACAAATACTACATGGACAAAAGAAGAAAGACTAAACCTCCTATCACTTTGCAAAAAAGAACAGATTCCTATTATTGAAGATGACGTATATAGTGATTTGTGGTTTGAAAAAGAACCACCGCCGCCTTTAAAATCTCTTGATGCAGATGGCCTTGTATTGCACATTGGCAGTATGTCCAAAACTTTAAGCCCCGGATTGCGTATCGGATGGATTGCTGGCCCGATAACTGTGATTGAACGTTTAGCGGACATTAAAATGCAAATGGATTACGGTTCCAGTGCACTTTCCCAACACCTTGTGGCAGAATGGTTAGCAAATGGTCAATATTCAAGGCATTTAGAGTGGCTAAGGCATGAGTTGATAGATCGCAGAGATTTTACATTAACCCTTCTCGATCAATATTTTAAGGAACTGGCTGAATGGCAAATACCTCAAGGCGGATTTTATATATGGTTAAAATTATGTAAACCCATCGTGAATCCAAACCTTTTCAAGCAAGCGATAAAGGAGAACATACTTCTTAATCCGGGATACATATACGAACCAAATAACCATACACATATACGGCTTTCATATTCATACGCCTCGAAGGATCAATTAGCTTATGGCATCCAAACCCTATCAAAGATCATTCGGCGGATGGTTTGA
- a CDS encoding S8 family serine peptidase — protein sequence MIKRSLSILAIFLLVFTASVSAAKLPDPPTGSGDAGKKNQESIIKLKKNDLGKKYKSNEKVRVIVEMKEAPAIEIASKEGKLFKQLSKNKKQQLKSEKLANQKKLKKKVKEKKIAFKELESFTTVVNGFSGELQYGEIKKVEAMPEVAEVHIANEYERPVEKPEMLYSKELVQAQEAWREYGYKGEGMVVGIIDTGIDPSHRDMVLNDETKAELTESEISGMKESSHLLGNYYTEKVPYGYNYMDENEEILDLGEGASMHGMHVAGTAGANGDEENGGIKGVAPEAQLLALKVFGNDPDMQTTWGDIYIKAIDDAIILGADVLNMSLGSTAGFVSAEDPEQQAVSRAVDNGILMSISAGNSAHFGNGFANPSASNPDIGVSGSPGLAYDSVQVASVENNYMDLDAATYDINGQAGKAPFMSASSVHPNTLKDKTHDLVAAGLGTPEELSKVDVEGKFVLIERGTLSFIEKAQNAQAAGATGVIIYNNADGYISMATDPSITIPQLFMLKSDGAKLKAALTDGEKVKVTFNGDKTKAVNPEAGKMSSFSSWGVAPNLDFKPEITAPGGQIYSTLNNDEYGMMSGTSMAAPHVSGGSALVLERVDKEFKLDGSARANLAKNLMMNTSKPLTDQGVVNKALDWENPYSPRRQGAGVMQLQSALSTPAVVTEAFTKEAKVAMKEIGNKFAFTLKVENFSNKAVKYDVKGNIQTDYAIQGQLGYSANELEAQEIKNALIKINNKNTNKITVPAKKSVTFEVKVDISDAKVLGDDLQTLVDIDKVFPNGYFVEGFISLKDPADTNPELNVPYVGFKGEWDKAPILDGTKYDKESFYGMAGGVSTAGEDFTYLGYDPAGKTFNGKNIAISPNGDGAQDDFVPVLSFLRNAKKVEYNILNGENKSVRKLRTENNVRKDYYDGGQGTAYTLDPARKWDGKINNALAKDGVYYFEIKAMIDYEGAKWQTFKMPIKIDTVKPTVKISKKGNVLTIQGKDNLNGSGLAYYDVQVDGASIMEEPLPANAKQFTLPDVKGDKVQVVAIDYAGNEKTAETELASDSAPIDNHAPAVKIKSPKALSVNNKTKIKITGEIEEASEITEFKIDNKTVPVTYNKTNNKYQFSYEKKFVDGVQSFTVKATDKWDNTVSFKRTIMVDATKPGLKVKGVPETVGAKGKNPKVDVTVEDNFDEIRLYLNGSEVFYHEFKEPYKMRAYKKKIEDMELPLKTGNNKIEFKVTDLAGNESKKSFNINKAKK from the coding sequence GTGATTAAACGCAGCTTGTCCATTCTAGCAATCTTTCTATTAGTATTTACTGCAAGCGTTTCCGCAGCCAAGCTCCCAGATCCCCCGACAGGCTCAGGCGATGCAGGTAAGAAGAATCAGGAAAGTATTATAAAGCTGAAGAAAAATGATTTGGGGAAGAAATACAAAAGCAATGAGAAGGTCAGGGTCATCGTAGAGATGAAGGAAGCCCCGGCAATAGAAATAGCTTCGAAAGAAGGAAAACTTTTTAAACAGTTATCAAAAAATAAGAAACAACAATTAAAGTCCGAAAAGCTAGCTAATCAAAAGAAATTGAAAAAAAAGGTGAAAGAGAAAAAAATAGCTTTCAAGGAACTTGAAAGTTTTACGACAGTCGTCAATGGGTTCAGTGGTGAACTTCAGTATGGTGAAATCAAAAAGGTGGAAGCCATGCCTGAAGTTGCTGAAGTACATATTGCGAATGAATATGAACGTCCTGTAGAAAAACCCGAGATGCTTTATAGTAAAGAACTTGTCCAAGCCCAGGAAGCTTGGCGGGAATATGGATATAAAGGGGAAGGGATGGTCGTCGGGATTATTGATACTGGAATCGACCCATCTCACCGTGATATGGTCCTGAACGACGAGACTAAGGCTGAACTGACTGAAAGTGAAATAAGCGGGATGAAGGAATCTAGCCATCTATTAGGCAATTATTATACGGAGAAGGTGCCTTATGGATACAATTACATGGATGAAAATGAAGAAATCCTTGACCTTGGTGAAGGGGCTTCCATGCATGGAATGCATGTAGCAGGTACGGCTGGTGCCAATGGAGATGAAGAGAACGGCGGCATTAAAGGGGTTGCTCCTGAAGCCCAGCTGCTTGCTCTAAAGGTCTTCGGGAATGATCCCGACATGCAGACAACATGGGGTGATATATACATTAAGGCGATTGACGATGCCATTATCCTTGGGGCGGATGTGCTGAATATGAGCCTTGGCTCCACTGCAGGTTTTGTATCGGCAGAAGATCCGGAGCAGCAGGCGGTATCCAGGGCTGTTGATAATGGGATCCTCATGTCGATTTCAGCAGGAAACTCGGCGCATTTTGGAAATGGATTTGCAAACCCATCGGCCTCGAACCCGGATATTGGCGTTTCAGGTTCACCTGGGCTTGCTTACGATTCTGTACAAGTGGCATCGGTAGAGAATAACTATATGGATTTGGATGCAGCGACTTATGATATAAATGGACAAGCAGGTAAAGCTCCGTTCATGTCGGCTTCAAGCGTACATCCCAATACTTTGAAGGATAAAACACATGACTTGGTGGCTGCAGGTCTTGGGACGCCGGAGGAGCTTTCCAAAGTGGATGTTGAAGGCAAGTTCGTCCTCATCGAGCGCGGCACGCTTTCTTTTATAGAAAAGGCGCAAAATGCCCAGGCAGCAGGAGCGACAGGAGTCATCATTTACAATAATGCTGACGGATATATTTCCATGGCCACAGATCCAAGCATCACCATTCCTCAGCTGTTCATGTTGAAATCGGATGGTGCAAAGCTGAAAGCGGCCTTAACGGATGGCGAAAAGGTGAAGGTTACCTTTAATGGCGATAAAACAAAAGCTGTAAATCCAGAAGCAGGGAAAATGAGCTCATTCAGTTCATGGGGAGTCGCACCGAACTTGGATTTCAAACCAGAAATCACTGCTCCGGGCGGACAAATTTATTCGACGCTGAACAACGATGAATATGGAATGATGAGCGGTACTTCGATGGCGGCACCACATGTTTCCGGAGGCTCGGCACTGGTTCTTGAAAGAGTGGATAAAGAATTTAAATTAGATGGATCTGCCCGGGCTAATTTAGCTAAGAATCTTATGATGAATACTTCAAAACCATTAACGGATCAGGGTGTCGTCAATAAGGCCCTTGACTGGGAAAACCCTTACTCGCCTCGCAGGCAGGGAGCCGGAGTCATGCAGCTGCAATCCGCATTGTCCACACCTGCTGTCGTGACCGAGGCATTCACGAAAGAAGCGAAGGTTGCAATGAAGGAGATCGGCAATAAGTTCGCCTTCACTTTAAAGGTTGAAAACTTCAGCAACAAAGCGGTCAAGTATGATGTGAAAGGAAACATCCAAACGGACTATGCAATCCAGGGACAACTGGGTTATTCCGCTAATGAGCTGGAAGCACAGGAAATTAAGAACGCTTTGATTAAAATCAATAATAAAAATACAAATAAGATTACCGTTCCTGCAAAAAAATCGGTTACATTCGAAGTGAAAGTGGACATATCCGATGCAAAGGTACTTGGCGATGACCTTCAGACTCTTGTAGACATTGACAAGGTCTTTCCAAATGGATACTTTGTTGAAGGGTTCATTTCATTGAAGGATCCAGCCGATACGAATCCGGAACTGAATGTACCGTATGTAGGGTTTAAAGGAGAGTGGGACAAAGCCCCGATCCTGGATGGCACTAAATATGACAAAGAGTCTTTCTATGGCATGGCAGGAGGAGTATCGACAGCAGGTGAAGATTTCACTTATCTCGGCTATGACCCTGCGGGAAAAACATTCAATGGCAAAAATATTGCAATTTCCCCAAATGGTGATGGTGCACAGGATGACTTCGTGCCGGTCCTATCATTCTTAAGGAATGCGAAAAAGGTAGAATACAATATATTGAATGGTGAAAACAAGTCGGTCCGGAAACTTCGCACAGAGAATAATGTACGTAAGGACTATTATGATGGCGGACAAGGGACTGCATACACCCTGGATCCAGCCCGTAAATGGGACGGTAAAATCAATAATGCACTCGCTAAGGATGGGGTCTATTATTTTGAAATCAAAGCGATGATAGATTACGAGGGTGCGAAATGGCAGACGTTTAAAATGCCTATCAAAATCGATACGGTAAAGCCGACAGTCAAGATTTCGAAAAAAGGTAATGTATTGACCATCCAAGGTAAGGATAATTTGAATGGTTCAGGGCTTGCTTATTACGATGTACAAGTCGATGGAGCATCCATCATGGAAGAACCGCTCCCGGCGAATGCGAAACAATTCACCCTACCTGATGTAAAAGGGGATAAGGTTCAGGTTGTAGCAATAGACTATGCAGGTAATGAAAAAACGGCTGAAACCGAATTAGCAAGTGATTCGGCTCCGATCGATAATCATGCACCAGCTGTAAAGATCAAGAGTCCTAAAGCCTTGAGCGTGAACAATAAAACTAAAATCAAAATAACTGGAGAAATTGAAGAAGCGTCGGAAATAACGGAATTTAAAATCGACAATAAAACGGTACCTGTAACGTATAACAAGACGAATAATAAATATCAATTCTCATATGAAAAGAAATTTGTAGATGGTGTCCAAAGCTTCACGGTTAAAGCAACCGATAAATGGGATAACACGGTTTCCTTTAAACGGACGATTATGGTCGATGCAACAAAGCCAGGGTTAAAAGTTAAAGGTGTACCGGAAACTGTGGGAGCCAAAGGAAAGAATCCAAAAGTGGACGTGACGGTAGAGGATAATTTTGATGAAATCCGTCTTTACCTGAACGGAAGCGAAGTATTCTATCATGAATTCAAGGAACCATACAAAATGCGTGCCTACAAGAAGAAGATAGAGGATATGGAGCTGCCGCTTAAAACAGGCAACAACAAGATTGAATTTAAGGTGACCGATCTTGCAGGAAATGAATCGAAGAAATCCTTTAACATCAATAAAGCTAAAAAATAA